From one Planctomicrobium piriforme genomic stretch:
- a CDS encoding methylated-DNA--[protein]-cysteine S-methyltransferase, with amino-acid sequence MQTLIVENRADVDNAVAACIFQTDLGWFGLRGTENGLTALTFGHAGRTDVVRVLRQDAEEGDLPRWMEHAVELLQQFSRGESVDLTEIPLDISHRTPFERRVREQLARIGYGQTISYGELAAAAGKPGAARAVGTVMSKNPVPLVIPCHRVLAAGGKLGGYSAPSGLAMKRRLLDMESLACGQSRE; translated from the coding sequence ATGCAAACGTTGATCGTCGAAAATCGTGCTGATGTGGACAATGCAGTCGCTGCGTGCATCTTTCAGACAGACCTGGGCTGGTTCGGCCTGCGCGGGACGGAGAACGGCCTGACTGCGCTGACGTTCGGACATGCGGGGCGCACAGATGTCGTTCGCGTTCTACGGCAAGATGCGGAAGAAGGCGATCTTCCGAGATGGATGGAGCACGCCGTCGAACTGCTGCAGCAATTCAGTCGCGGCGAGTCTGTGGACCTCACGGAAATTCCGCTCGACATCTCCCATCGCACCCCTTTTGAACGCCGCGTTCGCGAACAGCTTGCCAGAATCGGTTACGGGCAGACGATCAGCTATGGAGAACTCGCTGCCGCGGCTGGCAAACCAGGTGCTGCCCGAGCGGTGGGAACAGTCATGTCGAAAAACCCGGTGCCCTTGGTCATTCCCTGCCATCGAGTGCTCGCTGCAGGCGGCAAACTCGGCGGCTACTCAGCGCCGTCTGGGCTGGCGATGAAGAGACGGCTGCTCGACATGGAATCCCTAGCTTGTGGTCAAAGCCGGGAATAA
- a CDS encoding WD40 repeat domain-containing protein, whose protein sequence is MRHWNCLIVCLSLLPAVSAAADAKVDYDKEVAPLLRKYCAGCHNDSDREGEFSLESFAALQQGIKEKPALLPGDPAGSRMWRLISGVDEPVMPPEGEAKPTEAERELVRLWIEQGAKGPAGVEPDRLTLRVPHIESRTKLSPVTALDFSPDGKLLAVARYGRIDLLAAGPGAPQDWKLVRTLGELPGKVESVEFCLNGTQILNASGVAGSGGIATLWNVADGVRVRDFKGHRDLVFDATLSPDGKTVATCSYDKEIMLWNAENGEQIRTLSGHNGAVYDIAFSPDGKVLASASADDTCKLWRVRDGERLDTLGQPQKEQYAIRFSPDGKAVLAAGADNRLRIWELKFGDQPGINPLTVARFAHEAPIATFCFSKDGSRLITAAEDRTIKIWETKNYTELKLLENQPDVVDAVIADPSGERAVIGRLNGSLELLPLPAVKPPAPTAPSEPEAAVAVEMAAPPMTDAKETEPNDQPAQAQKIAVPIRIKGAIDSPAAGSDLDCYRFTAKAGETWVIEINAARSKSDLDSFIEILNTEGKPVERVLLQAVRDSYFTFRGKNSIQADDFRVFNWEEMDVNQFLYCNGEVVKLWRMPRGPDSGFDVFPGSGGRWNYFDTSGLTHAMGEPCYVVEQHPPGTELIPNGLPVFPLYYENDDAARREAGKDSKLFFTAQADGDYVLRIRDVRGGEGAQFAYTATIRTAAPDFTVSLANRKPQINLGNRCEVKFNATRIDQFDGQLMIDAANLPPGMTINTPLTIAPEQIEAFGVLSLSADAADPTPEQLKAIKLTATGKVAGRQVTHDIPAWEEIKVIRMPALELVIRAAAKGAQPLPNDGTSPLEFVIHPGETIMLEVVAERNGFKELIAFGTADCGRNLPHGVYVDNIGLNGLLLPADKSVREFFVTASPWTPEQTRMFHLQSNDKNGPASAPVILHVKPAEKPVASTNAATQ, encoded by the coding sequence ATGCGTCACTGGAACTGTCTGATTGTCTGTCTGTCGCTGTTGCCAGCCGTGTCTGCTGCCGCTGATGCCAAAGTCGACTACGACAAAGAGGTCGCGCCGCTGCTGCGGAAGTATTGCGCAGGCTGCCATAACGATTCAGACCGTGAAGGGGAGTTCTCGCTCGAATCCTTTGCCGCGCTGCAACAGGGGATCAAGGAGAAGCCCGCGCTGCTGCCTGGCGACCCCGCAGGCAGCAGGATGTGGCGGCTGATTTCGGGCGTGGACGAACCAGTGATGCCGCCGGAAGGGGAAGCGAAACCAACCGAAGCGGAACGAGAACTCGTCCGGCTGTGGATCGAACAGGGAGCGAAAGGCCCTGCGGGGGTCGAGCCTGATCGTCTCACACTACGGGTACCGCACATTGAATCCCGCACCAAGCTCTCGCCTGTCACCGCACTCGACTTCTCACCTGACGGCAAGTTGCTGGCGGTAGCCCGTTATGGCCGCATCGATCTCCTCGCTGCCGGCCCCGGCGCACCGCAGGATTGGAAGCTCGTCCGCACGTTGGGAGAGTTGCCTGGCAAAGTCGAATCGGTGGAATTCTGTTTGAACGGCACACAGATCCTCAACGCGTCTGGCGTGGCAGGTTCTGGCGGAATCGCCACCTTATGGAATGTGGCCGACGGAGTGCGAGTACGGGACTTCAAAGGGCATCGCGATCTCGTGTTCGATGCCACGCTTTCGCCCGACGGCAAGACGGTCGCCACTTGCAGCTATGACAAAGAGATCATGCTCTGGAACGCGGAAAACGGCGAGCAGATCCGTACGCTGTCTGGTCACAATGGCGCGGTCTACGACATCGCCTTCAGTCCCGACGGCAAAGTGCTGGCGAGCGCCAGCGCGGACGATACCTGTAAGTTATGGCGGGTTCGCGATGGGGAACGGCTCGACACGCTAGGGCAGCCGCAGAAAGAACAATATGCGATTCGCTTCAGCCCGGACGGCAAAGCGGTCCTCGCGGCGGGAGCCGACAATCGCCTGCGGATCTGGGAACTCAAGTTCGGCGATCAGCCAGGCATCAACCCGTTGACTGTGGCTCGATTCGCTCATGAAGCCCCCATTGCAACGTTCTGCTTCTCGAAGGATGGCTCGCGGCTCATCACCGCCGCCGAAGATCGCACGATCAAAATCTGGGAAACGAAAAACTACACCGAGTTGAAGCTGCTGGAGAATCAGCCGGACGTGGTTGATGCCGTCATTGCTGATCCCAGTGGCGAACGGGCTGTGATTGGCCGCTTGAACGGCTCTCTCGAACTGCTGCCGCTGCCTGCCGTGAAGCCGCCTGCGCCGACCGCACCCTCAGAGCCGGAAGCGGCGGTTGCCGTCGAGATGGCCGCGCCACCGATGACAGACGCCAAGGAAACCGAACCGAACGACCAGCCAGCCCAGGCCCAGAAGATTGCTGTTCCCATTCGCATCAAAGGGGCCATCGATTCTCCGGCCGCAGGTTCAGACCTCGATTGTTATCGCTTCACCGCGAAAGCTGGTGAAACCTGGGTGATCGAAATCAATGCGGCGAGATCGAAGTCGGATCTCGATTCCTTCATCGAGATCCTCAATACCGAGGGGAAGCCGGTCGAACGGGTGCTGTTGCAGGCGGTCCGCGATTCCTATTTCACGTTTCGCGGCAAGAACAGTATTCAGGCTGACGATTTCCGCGTCTTCAACTGGGAAGAAATGGACGTCAACCAGTTTCTGTACTGCAACGGCGAGGTGGTCAAGCTGTGGCGCATGCCGCGCGGCCCGGACTCGGGTTTTGACGTCTTCCCCGGCAGCGGCGGACGCTGGAATTATTTCGACACCAGCGGATTGACCCATGCGATGGGCGAGCCGTGTTACGTGGTCGAACAACATCCGCCGGGGACGGAGCTGATTCCGAACGGCCTGCCGGTCTTCCCGCTCTACTACGAAAACGACGATGCCGCCCGTCGCGAAGCCGGCAAGGATTCAAAGCTGTTTTTCACTGCCCAGGCCGACGGCGACTACGTCCTTCGCATCCGGGATGTCCGCGGAGGCGAAGGGGCGCAGTTCGCTTATACGGCCACGATCCGCACCGCAGCGCCTGACTTCACGGTCTCGCTCGCGAATCGCAAGCCGCAGATCAATCTGGGAAATCGCTGCGAAGTGAAGTTCAACGCCACGCGAATCGATCAGTTCGACGGCCAACTGATGATCGACGCCGCCAATCTTCCCCCCGGGATGACGATCAATACGCCGCTGACCATCGCACCCGAGCAGATCGAGGCTTTTGGGGTCCTGTCTCTGTCGGCCGACGCCGCGGACCCAACGCCGGAACAGCTCAAGGCCATTAAACTCACCGCGACAGGCAAGGTGGCAGGCCGACAAGTAACGCACGACATTCCCGCCTGGGAAGAGATCAAAGTCATTCGCATGCCGGCGTTGGAGCTGGTGATCCGCGCCGCCGCCAAAGGCGCACAGCCGCTGCCGAATGACGGAACGTCTCCGCTGGAATTCGTCATTCATCCCGGCGAAACGATCATGCTGGAAGTGGTCGCCGAACGGAACGGCTTTAAGGAACTGATCGCCTTCGGTACGGCGGATTGCGGTCGCAACCTGCCGCACGGCGTCTACGTCGACAACATCGGCCTGAACGGCCTGCTGCTGCCGGCGGACAAAAGCGTCCGCGAATTCTTCGTCACGGCATCGCCCTGGACGCCGGAACAGACGCGGATGTTCCACCTCCAATCCAACGACAAAAACGGCCCGGCGTCCGCGCCGGTGATTTTGCATGTGAAACCGGCAGAGAAGCCGGTGGCGTCCACCAACGCTGCGACACAATGA
- the xrtE gene encoding exosortase E/protease, VPEID-CTERM system, protein MSTHTPELTLESAACGSSSVPAGANSAVSNWTFALRAGCLSAVLLVELLCLTVRFDSKTLASSADGFLSIMQFAPRLPQVLIAMLAALCLTGRVRLQHHYRTFANSDLQDHAWQWWGLAQLAIFAGFWLATSLLYESQALPTSAQLPVTALWLTLGAGTVLTWLRSIAPWQCWGQFLLAEKRALVIGAVVGCASLGLGSMAQGLWEPMAAGTLWNVTLLLRCLYPEVIVDASQRIVGTPAFRVEIAPQCSGYEGIGLVVAFLAAFCLLFRSRLRYPHAWLLWPIGILAAWVGNSVRIAALIAIGSSISPAVAMGGFHSQAGWIFFNGVALTLAAVAMRVPFFSNQAVPFARSAVATRSPVAAYLGPFLVLMAANVLTAAFTTAFDWSYPAKVVVTALAIGALAPRFVAVRPSLRTTPISVLVHYRDAITCGVLVFIVWMLTAPVPAGSSEMPNALTGSLTAVSVTWVLFRIVGSVITVPIVEELAFRGYLMRRMASERFEQLAYRSVPVWSIMFSSLLFGLMHQRWIAGAMAGVAYAYAARRRNSLYDAIIAHAVTNGLIAATVLLGDAWWLW, encoded by the coding sequence ATGTCCACGCACACACCGGAACTGACACTGGAGTCCGCCGCATGCGGCTCCAGCTCTGTTCCGGCGGGGGCAAATTCGGCTGTTTCGAATTGGACATTCGCCCTGCGGGCAGGCTGCTTGTCTGCCGTGCTGCTCGTTGAATTGCTCTGTCTGACCGTGCGGTTCGATTCGAAGACGCTCGCGAGTTCTGCGGATGGCTTCCTGTCGATCATGCAGTTCGCTCCCCGGTTGCCGCAGGTGCTGATCGCCATGCTGGCGGCGCTGTGCCTGACCGGACGTGTGCGTCTGCAGCACCATTATCGCACCTTTGCCAACAGCGATCTGCAGGATCATGCCTGGCAATGGTGGGGTCTGGCTCAACTGGCGATCTTCGCCGGATTCTGGCTGGCGACATCGCTGCTATATGAAAGCCAGGCACTTCCGACATCGGCCCAGTTGCCTGTAACCGCTCTGTGGCTGACGCTCGGAGCAGGCACCGTTCTCACCTGGCTGCGGAGCATTGCTCCCTGGCAGTGCTGGGGACAGTTTCTGCTGGCTGAAAAACGGGCTCTGGTGATTGGCGCTGTCGTGGGCTGTGCGAGTCTCGGACTCGGCAGCATGGCTCAGGGATTGTGGGAACCAATGGCGGCCGGGACGTTATGGAACGTCACGCTGTTGCTTCGCTGCCTGTATCCTGAAGTCATCGTTGACGCCTCGCAGAGGATTGTCGGCACGCCTGCGTTTCGCGTCGAGATCGCGCCGCAGTGTTCCGGGTACGAAGGGATCGGGCTCGTCGTCGCATTTCTGGCGGCGTTCTGCCTGCTGTTTCGTAGCCGGTTGCGATACCCCCATGCCTGGCTGCTCTGGCCGATTGGGATCCTGGCTGCCTGGGTGGGAAACTCCGTACGCATTGCCGCTCTGATTGCGATTGGCAGTTCGATCTCGCCGGCGGTGGCGATGGGGGGCTTCCACTCACAGGCCGGCTGGATCTTTTTTAACGGCGTCGCGCTGACATTGGCAGCCGTCGCGATGCGGGTGCCGTTCTTTTCGAATCAGGCCGTGCCGTTCGCGCGGTCGGCGGTTGCAACGAGATCACCTGTCGCGGCCTACCTGGGACCATTCCTGGTCCTGATGGCCGCCAACGTCCTCACCGCGGCATTCACCACTGCCTTCGACTGGAGCTATCCGGCCAAGGTGGTTGTGACGGCTCTCGCCATCGGCGCTTTGGCCCCGCGATTTGTGGCGGTTCGCCCGTCACTGAGGACAACTCCCATCTCGGTGTTGGTCCACTATCGTGACGCGATCACCTGCGGCGTATTGGTCTTCATCGTCTGGATGCTCACTGCCCCAGTTCCAGCCGGCTCGTCAGAGATGCCAAACGCATTGACCGGTTCGCTCACCGCTGTTTCGGTGACCTGGGTTCTGTTCCGCATCGTCGGTTCGGTCATCACCGTTCCGATCGTCGAGGAACTCGCCTTCCGCGGTTATCTGATGCGGCGCATGGCCTCCGAACGCTTCGAGCAACTCGCCTATCGCAGCGTCCCGGTCTGGAGCATAATGTTTTCCTCGCTCTTGTTTGGGCTGATGCACCAGCGCTGGATCGCCGGTGCGATGGCAGGCGTGGCCTACGCCTACGCCGCCCGTCGCCGCAATTCGCTTTACGATGCGATCATCGCCCACGCCGTGACCAACGGCCTGATCGCCGCCACGGTCCTGCTCGGCGACGCCTGGTGGCTGTGGTAG
- a CDS encoding elongation factor G, translating into MTKHPVEELRNIVLVGHGATGKTSLADLMLFKAGIGRRAGSPDEGTSLLDIDDDEKQRHHSITSHVCHFEHQGARLNVIDAPGMPDFVGQVIGAYRAAETVLITVNAPHGIEVNTRKSFQHAGHQGLARCVVLNKCDAENVHLPELMQDLREQFGAACALMTIPLGTGAQIHGVLETVHLPEELPADAAMDPRVAHQQLLDAAVEADEDLMIRYLEGEEFTASELDAAIGKAIVKGTLIPVFCTAVKADIGVAELMNALAKYAPSPAQLKRHVLKNGKDIEFESDPLGPLVAQVIKTRMDPFLSKISYLRVYSGTLKKESSVHLVGTNKSVRIHHLADVQGNQHESVEEAIAGNLVAVTKVDELHTGDVISDGSDAITMPPMAFPRPMIGLAVEPKSQADQAKISTALHKIEEEDPTFRVHREEQTHEMVIEGMSELHLQLIQNRLHNREKVDIVTHLPRIPYRETVLGTAEGSYRHKKQSGGSGQFAEVHMRVSSCPVGINPDEYFVKERFPNLRTFHYDPTLNACYIDRITGGSVPNQFIPAVEKGVRERMTHGIVAGCQVQNVVVELFFGKDHPVDSNEAAFKTAASMCLKEIFPLAKPSLLEPIVKLEITVPTARIGDITGDLNTRRGHMEGMEEIAGGYTMILARAPLSEVMTYARSLSSMTGGQGSFTMEFSNYETVPANEQLKIIATYNKGNSQNGNGHGG; encoded by the coding sequence ATGACCAAGCATCCCGTGGAGGAACTTCGCAACATTGTACTGGTCGGTCACGGTGCCACCGGCAAGACATCGCTGGCCGATCTGATGCTGTTCAAGGCCGGGATTGGTCGTCGTGCCGGTTCGCCTGACGAAGGCACCAGCCTGCTCGATATCGATGACGACGAGAAACAACGGCACCATTCCATTACCTCCCATGTCTGCCACTTCGAACATCAAGGCGCGCGACTGAATGTCATCGATGCCCCCGGCATGCCGGACTTTGTCGGCCAGGTCATTGGCGCCTATCGCGCTGCTGAAACCGTGCTCATCACCGTCAACGCGCCGCACGGAATTGAAGTCAATACCCGCAAATCGTTTCAACATGCCGGGCACCAGGGGCTGGCCCGTTGCGTGGTGCTGAACAAATGCGACGCCGAGAACGTCCATCTCCCCGAACTCATGCAGGATCTCCGCGAGCAGTTCGGCGCGGCGTGCGCGCTGATGACGATTCCACTGGGGACCGGGGCACAGATTCACGGCGTTCTGGAGACAGTGCATCTCCCCGAGGAACTGCCAGCCGACGCCGCCATGGACCCCCGAGTGGCCCATCAACAATTGCTCGACGCGGCGGTCGAAGCCGATGAAGACCTCATGATCCGCTATCTGGAAGGAGAAGAATTCACTGCGTCGGAACTGGACGCCGCCATCGGCAAGGCGATCGTCAAAGGGACATTGATCCCAGTCTTCTGCACGGCTGTGAAAGCGGACATCGGGGTCGCCGAACTCATGAACGCGTTAGCGAAATACGCTCCTTCCCCCGCCCAATTGAAACGGCATGTGCTGAAGAATGGCAAGGACATCGAATTCGAGTCCGATCCGCTCGGCCCGCTGGTGGCGCAGGTCATCAAAACCAGAATGGACCCCTTCCTCTCGAAGATCAGTTATCTCCGGGTGTACTCAGGCACGTTGAAAAAAGAATCGAGCGTGCATCTGGTCGGAACGAACAAGTCCGTGCGGATTCACCATCTCGCCGACGTGCAGGGGAATCAGCATGAGAGTGTCGAAGAAGCGATCGCCGGCAATCTGGTCGCGGTGACCAAGGTCGACGAGCTGCACACCGGCGACGTCATCTCCGACGGTTCCGACGCGATCACGATGCCGCCGATGGCCTTTCCGCGACCGATGATTGGCTTGGCCGTCGAGCCGAAGAGTCAGGCCGATCAGGCGAAGATCTCAACCGCACTGCACAAGATCGAAGAAGAAGACCCGACGTTCCGCGTCCATCGCGAAGAGCAGACGCATGAAATGGTGATCGAGGGGATGAGCGAGCTGCATCTGCAGTTGATTCAGAACCGGCTGCACAACCGCGAAAAAGTCGACATCGTGACGCACCTTCCCCGGATTCCCTATCGGGAAACGGTACTCGGGACCGCGGAAGGGAGTTACCGTCACAAGAAACAGTCAGGCGGCTCCGGGCAGTTCGCAGAAGTTCACATGCGGGTGTCGTCCTGCCCGGTGGGGATCAATCCCGATGAGTACTTCGTGAAAGAGCGGTTCCCCAACCTGCGGACCTTCCATTACGACCCGACGCTCAATGCCTGTTACATCGACCGAATCACCGGCGGCTCCGTGCCGAACCAGTTCATTCCGGCGGTCGAGAAGGGTGTTCGCGAACGGATGACGCACGGCATCGTTGCCGGATGCCAGGTGCAGAACGTGGTGGTCGAGCTCTTCTTTGGTAAAGATCACCCGGTCGACAGCAACGAAGCCGCCTTCAAAACGGCCGCCAGCATGTGCCTGAAAGAAATCTTCCCTCTGGCAAAGCCCAGCCTGCTGGAACCGATTGTGAAACTGGAAATCACCGTGCCGACCGCCCGGATCGGCGACATCACCGGGGATCTCAATACCCGTCGCGGCCACATGGAAGGGATGGAAGAAATTGCGGGAGGGTATACGATGATCCTCGCCCGGGCTCCGCTGTCCGAGGTGATGACCTACGCCCGCTCCTTATCGAGTATGACCGGAGGTCAAGGCTCGTTTACGATGGAATTTTCAAATTACGAAACAGTTCCGGCCAATGAGCAACTGAAGATCATCGCCACCTACAATAAGGGCAACAGCCAGAATGGAAACGGCCACGGCGGGTGA